The sequence CGCACTTCCTCGAGCATCTGCTCTTCAAGTCCACTCCGACCCGCACTGCGGTGGAGATCGCCCAGGCGGTGGACGCCGTCGGCGGTGAGTTGAACGCGTTCACCGCGCGCGAGCACACCTGCTACTACGCGCATGTGCTCGACACCGACCTGGAACTGGCGGTCGACCTCGTCGCCGACGTGGTGCTGCGGGGCGTGTGTGCGGCCGAGGACGTCGAGCTCGAACGCGCCGTCGTGCTCGAGGAGATCGCGATGCACGACGACGATCCGGAGGACACGCTCGGCGACGTCTTCCTGTCCGCGGTCTTCGGGGCACACCCGGTCGGGCGACCCGTGATCGGCAGCGCGGCATCGGTTTCGGCGATGACGCGGTCGCAGCTGCATTCGTTCCACGTCCGCCGCTACACACCGGAACGAATGGTGATGGCGGTCGCGGGAAACGTCGATCACGATGAGGTGGTCGCGCTGGTGCGCGAGCACTTCGGCGCGCACCTGGTGCGCGACCGCACGGCGGTGTCGCCGCGGAAGGGCACGGGCCGGGTCACCGGCCGGCCGTCGCTCGAGGTGGTCAACCGCGACGCCGAGCAGACACACATGTCGCTCGGCGTTCGCGTCCCCGGTCGGCACTGGAAGCACCGGTGGGCGCTCTCGGTGCTCAACACCGCACTGGGCGGCGGCTTGAGTTCCCGCCTGTTCCAGCAGATTCGCGAAACACGAGGCTTGGCGTACTCGGTGTACTCGACGGTGGACACCTTCTCCGACAGCGGAGCGCTCTCGGTGTACGCCGCCTGCCTGCCCGAGCGCTTCGCCGAGGTGGCCCGGGTGACCACCGACGTGCTCGAGACGGTGGCGCGTGACGGCATCACCGAAGGCGAGTGCCGGATCGCCAAGGGTTCGTTGCGCGGTGGGCTGGTACTGGGCCTGGAGGATTCCGGCTCGCGGATGAACCGCATCGGACGCAGCGAACTGAACTACGGCGAGCACCGCACCATCGACGAGACGCTCGGGCTGATCGACCAGGTCACCCTCGAGGAGGTCAACACAGTCGCGCGCCGCCTGCTGACCAGGCCTTACGGTGCAGCGGTGCTTGGACCGTACACCACCAAAAGGTCTCTGCCGCAGCCGCTTCGGGCGATCGCAGGCTGATCACCTACCGTGGGAGCAGTGAACCGACTCTCCCGACGCGGCGTGCTGGTCGGCGGCTTGGCCGTGGCCGGCCTCGCCGCATGCTCCCAGAAACCCGTACTCGCCGACCCCGCCGAACCCGTGCCGCCGTTGTACGACCGCATCCAGGCATTGCAGCGCAGGTACAACACGAAGATCGGCGTGTATGCCGTCGATTTCGCCTCCGGGCGCACCGTGTCCCATCTCGACGGCGAACCGTTCGCGATGTGTTCGACGTTCAAGGGCTACGCAGCGGCGCGGGTCCTGCAGATGGTGGGCAACGGCGACCTTACGTTGGACCAGCAGGTCTTCGTCGACCCGACGTGGGCGGCGCTGCCGAACTCCCCGAGGACTGCGCCGAACTCCGGTGACCGGATGACATTGGGTGCGCTGTGCGCGGCGGCAGTGCAGGTCAGCGACAACTGCGCGGGCAACCTGCTCTTGCAGACGATCGGCGGGCCTTCTGCCATCACCGGTTTCGCGCGCAGCATCGGCGACGACCGCACCCGGCTGGACCGGTGGGAGATCGAACTCAATTCGGCGATCCCCGGCGACCCCCGTGACACCAGCACGCCGCACGCACTCGGCGACGGCTATCGCACCCTGCTGACCGGCGATGCGTTGCCGCCGCCGCAGCGGCAGCAGCTCGAGGACTGGATGCGCGCCAACGAGACGTCGAGCATGCTCGCCGGCCTCCCCGCGGGCTGGACGAGCGCCGACAAGACCGGCAACGGCGACTACGGCAGCACCAACGACGTCGGCATCGCCTACGGGCCGGCCGGGCAGAAGCTGGTGCTGGCGATCATGACGCGGTCGCAGGGCGACGATCCGAATGCGCCGAACAATCGCCCGCTGATCGGTGAGGTCGCCTCGGTGCTGGTGCCGTGGCTACGGGAAAACTGAGCGACAGATGACCAACCCCGCGCCGACGTGTTACCGCCATCCGGACCGGACGACCTATGTGCAGTGCACCCGGTGTCAGCGCTACATCTGTCCGGAGTGCATGCGCGACGCCGCCGTCGGCCATCAGTGCGCGGAGTGCGTCAGCGCGGGAGCCAAGACGGTACGCCGGCCGACGGCTCGGTCCGGCGGGCCATGGGGTTCGACGACCCCGGTGGTCACCTATGTGCTGATCGCGGTCAACGTGATCGCCTTCGTCGTGCAGATGGCGTCGTCGCGCGTGGAGGCGGAGTTCGTCATGTGGTCGCCCGCCGTGGCGCACGGCGAGCTGTACCGCCTGCTGACGTCGGCGTTCCTGCACAGCGGGATCACTCACATCCTGTTCAACATGTTCGCGTTGTTCGTGGTGGGCCCGCCGCTCGAGATCTGGCTTGGCCGAGCGCGTTTCATCGCGCTGTATTTCCTGAGCGCCATCGGCGGCTCGGTGCTGATCTACCTGTTCTCGCCGCTGGATGTGCCGACTCTCGGAGCGTCCGGGGCCGTCTTCGGGTTGTTCGCCGCCACTTTCGTGGTGGGGAGGAAGGTCAACGTCGACATCCGCTGGGTCGTCATCATGATCGCGATCAACCTCGTCATCACGTTCACCGTGCCCTCGATCAGCTGGCAGGGACACCTAGGCGGGTTGGTGACCGGTGGCGTGGTGGCCTTCGCCTATGCCTACGCGCCTGCGAAGGTCCACATCCAGGTGCAGGTGGGCGCGACGGTCGCGATGGTCGCCCTGTTCGCGGCGTTGATCTGGTGGCGCACAAGCCACCTGCTCGCGTTGGTCTAACGCAGCTGCAGTGAGTTGTCGCGCGTTAGTACGAAGAAGTACGGCTTCTTCGATCCTCGAAGATCCATCGCCCCTATCACCGTCCGGTCGTCCAGCTTGCGGAAGACGTCGTTGACGGGCAGTTGGTCGTAGATCATCGTGGCGGTGTCGACGCCGCGGTAGCGGGTCGTGCGCAGTCTGGCCTTCGGCTCCCTGGTTCTCAGAATGGGGCTCGCGAGGTTGACGATGCCGACGTGCTTACGAGCCCTCAACGCCGGAATCCTCGTCGCGACGCCAAGACCGGAGAAGGCCAGGATCGGGTTGACAGCCCGCAGTTCCCGGCCGTTGGCGGTGGGGAAGAGCAATGGATGCACGGTTTCGGCGTCGACGAACCGCTTTCCCCACCATCCGCTGGCCTCCAGCAGGCCGTCCAGCGGGTGGCCGGTCGGCATCTCGGCACCGTGCCACGTGCCGATCATGAACTCCGGTTCGGTTGCGGCACTGGCGTCGAAGAGGGCGAGGGCGTCGTCCGTCGTCGTCGGGGCGTTCGGGATCACGTCGGCGAGAAGCATGACCTCGACGGTACTTGACAGGTGTCAAGAATCAAATCGATAAGACTGTGATCCATGTCGGCGACCGATGACTGTCCATGCGGCGGCGAAGAGCGATTCTGCCGGTGCTGCCGACCGCTTCACGCAGGGGAACGGCAGGCATCGACCGCCGAAGAGTTGATGAGGTCGCGGTATTGCGCATATGCCGTCGGAGATCTCGACTACCTCTGGCGGACCTGGCATCCACGCACCAGGCCGGAGGCGCTGACGCCTTCGGATGAGGTGTGGACGGGGCTGGAGATCCTCGACGTGGTCGCGGGACAGCAGGGCGACGACGAAGGCGAGGTGGAGTTCCTCGCTCACTATCTCCTGAACCGACGAAGTGGGACGCTTCGGGAGCGGTCCCACTTCGCCGCGAGAGCCCGTCGTTGGTTCTACGTGGACGGGGAGGTGTTCGGTTGACCGGTCAGACCAGGACAGTGGCCGGATCGGTGAAGGGCAGGTCAAGGTCGGCGGCTACCTGCTCAGAAAGCAGCGCGCCCTCATGCGTCGAAAGACCCTTGGCCAGAGCGGGATCGGCGGCGCAAGCTCCTTTCCAACCGCGCTCCGCGAGCTTGACCACATACGGCATGGTGGCGTTCGTCAGCGCGTAGGTCGACGTGCGCGGCACCGCGCCGGGCATGTTGGCCACGCAGTAGAAGAGCGCGTCGTGCACCGCGAAGGTGGGGTCGTCGTGTGTGGTGGGGCGCGAGTCTTCGAAACAGCCGCCCTGGTCGATCGCGATGTCGACAAGCACTGAACCCGGCTTCATGTGCGCAACAGTCGCATTGCTGACGAGCTTGGGCGCCTTGGCGCCTGGTACCAAGACCGCGCCGATGACCAGGTCCGCCTCCTTGACTGCGTCCTCGAGATCAAGGCGCGACGAGTAGCGGGTCTCGATGCTGCCGCCGTACTCGGCGTCGATCTTGCGCAGGGTGTTGATGTTCAGGTCGAAGACGGTGACGCGAGCGCCCATACCCTTGGCCACGGCGGCGGCGTTATCGCCGGCCATTCCACCGCCGATCACCACGACGTTGGCAGGGGCCACCCCCGGGACGCCGCCCATCAGGACGCCGCGCCCCCCGTGGGTGCGCATCAGGTGGTAGGCGCCGACCTGCGCCGCGAGTCGGCCCGCGACCTCGCTCATCGGTGCCAGCAGCGGCAGCGCGCCGTCGGCGGTCTGCACGGTCTCGTACGCGATCGACGTGGTCCCCGACGACATCAGCGCATCGGTGCACGGCGCCGAGGCAGCGAGATGCAGATAGGTGAAAAGCGTCTGGCCCTGGCGTAGCCGGGTGTACTCGGCCCCGATGGGCTCCTTGACCTTGAGCAGAAGGTCGGCCTCTGCCCAGACCTCGTCGACGCTGTCGATCATCTGGGCGCCTGCGCGCTTGAAGTCGGCGTCGGAAATGGAGGAGCCCTCGCCGGCGTCGGCCTGAATCAGCACCTCATGGCCGCGGTGGACCAACTCGGCGACACCGGCGGGGGTGAGGGCAACACGGAACTCGTTGTTCTTGATCTCGGTCGGGACGCCGACGCGCATGATCACTCCTGATCGTCGATGGAATGCCTAAAATTGTGAAGAAAATTCGATAACTAGGCAATAGCAGCGAGGATTGTTCGATACAGTGCCTATATGACTGAAGAATCATCGATCTCGATGGCGG is a genomic window of Mycobacterium sp. ITM-2016-00318 containing:
- the ald gene encoding alanine dehydrogenase, encoding MRVGVPTEIKNNEFRVALTPAGVAELVHRGHEVLIQADAGEGSSISDADFKRAGAQMIDSVDEVWAEADLLLKVKEPIGAEYTRLRQGQTLFTYLHLAASAPCTDALMSSGTTSIAYETVQTADGALPLLAPMSEVAGRLAAQVGAYHLMRTHGGRGVLMGGVPGVAPANVVVIGGGMAGDNAAAVAKGMGARVTVFDLNINTLRKIDAEYGGSIETRYSSRLDLEDAVKEADLVIGAVLVPGAKAPKLVSNATVAHMKPGSVLVDIAIDQGGCFEDSRPTTHDDPTFAVHDALFYCVANMPGAVPRTSTYALTNATMPYVVKLAERGWKGACAADPALAKGLSTHEGALLSEQVAADLDLPFTDPATVLV
- the bla gene encoding class A beta-lactamase; translation: MNRLSRRGVLVGGLAVAGLAACSQKPVLADPAEPVPPLYDRIQALQRRYNTKIGVYAVDFASGRTVSHLDGEPFAMCSTFKGYAAARVLQMVGNGDLTLDQQVFVDPTWAALPNSPRTAPNSGDRMTLGALCAAAVQVSDNCAGNLLLQTIGGPSAITGFARSIGDDRTRLDRWEIELNSAIPGDPRDTSTPHALGDGYRTLLTGDALPPPQRQQLEDWMRANETSSMLAGLPAGWTSADKTGNGDYGSTNDVGIAYGPAGQKLVLAIMTRSQGDDPNAPNNRPLIGEVASVLVPWLREN
- a CDS encoding rhomboid family intramembrane serine protease; protein product: MTNPAPTCYRHPDRTTYVQCTRCQRYICPECMRDAAVGHQCAECVSAGAKTVRRPTARSGGPWGSTTPVVTYVLIAVNVIAFVVQMASSRVEAEFVMWSPAVAHGELYRLLTSAFLHSGITHILFNMFALFVVGPPLEIWLGRARFIALYFLSAIGGSVLIYLFSPLDVPTLGASGAVFGLFAATFVVGRKVNVDIRWVVIMIAINLVITFTVPSISWQGHLGGLVTGGVVAFAYAYAPAKVHIQVQVGATVAMVALFAALIWWRTSHLLALV
- a CDS encoding YchJ family protein, with product MSATDDCPCGGEERFCRCCRPLHAGERQASTAEELMRSRYCAYAVGDLDYLWRTWHPRTRPEALTPSDEVWTGLEILDVVAGQQGDDEGEVEFLAHYLLNRRSGTLRERSHFAARARRWFYVDGEVFG
- a CDS encoding DUF4334 domain-containing protein, with protein sequence MLLADVIPNAPTTTDDALALFDASAATEPEFMIGTWHGAEMPTGHPLDGLLEASGWWGKRFVDAETVHPLLFPTANGRELRAVNPILAFSGLGVATRIPALRARKHVGIVNLASPILRTREPKARLRTTRYRGVDTATMIYDQLPVNDVFRKLDDRTVIGAMDLRGSKKPYFFVLTRDNSLQLR
- a CDS encoding pitrilysin family protein → MPRQAVSGKAGLRQVRRGAESATKSTVRRTTLPGGLRVVTEYIPSLRSASVGVWVGVGSRDEGPSVAGAAHFLEHLLFKSTPTRTAVEIAQAVDAVGGELNAFTAREHTCYYAHVLDTDLELAVDLVADVVLRGVCAAEDVELERAVVLEEIAMHDDDPEDTLGDVFLSAVFGAHPVGRPVIGSAASVSAMTRSQLHSFHVRRYTPERMVMAVAGNVDHDEVVALVREHFGAHLVRDRTAVSPRKGTGRVTGRPSLEVVNRDAEQTHMSLGVRVPGRHWKHRWALSVLNTALGGGLSSRLFQQIRETRGLAYSVYSTVDTFSDSGALSVYAACLPERFAEVARVTTDVLETVARDGITEGECRIAKGSLRGGLVLGLEDSGSRMNRIGRSELNYGEHRTIDETLGLIDQVTLEEVNTVARRLLTRPYGAAVLGPYTTKRSLPQPLRAIAG